Proteins found in one Amycolatopsis aidingensis genomic segment:
- a CDS encoding GcvT family protein → MDSATDSWVSSTHTLVIGAGIVGCSTAYHLAQLGMTDVTVVEQGPLFATGGSSSHAPGLVFQTSPAQLLTQLADYTVRRYAAETLDGLPCFHQVGGIEVATTPQRWDELKRRHGLATAWGVAGELIGPAEVRSAIGLLDADRIYGGLHVPTDGVAKPVRAAEAMAREARRLGVRFHGHTEVTGFDLAQGRVRAVHTSRGTIAVQRVLCCAGIWGPRIGALAGVSVPVLPLAHQYAVTSPVPGLPSDSPEVGEPILRHQDSSMYFRRIHDRYGVGSYQHRVIPVRQQEILPTAAHGGGAEAPSEGGGWKGMASVHGFTPRDFAKPWADACALLPRLRGAEVSEGMNGLFLFTSDGMPVLGPSAEVDNFWLGEAVWITHAGGVGLALAEWMTGEAPSFDLRAADVRRFEKFAHSPAYVEARAGQNFREVYDIIHPQQPSERARPLRTSPFYGRQRELGAFFLEANGWERPHWYESNAAEVAGRDIARPGPWAGRYFSPIIGAEHRATRERVGLYDMTSLTRAEVSGRGALPMLQRLTTSNLDRPPGYVTYTLMLDTHGGIRADITVARLSRDTFQVGLNGQRDIAWLRGHADETTWVRDITGGTCGIGLWGPRARDVLAPLASTDVSHESFRFFRAKHFHVGEVPVTALRLSYVGELGWELYTSAEYGLRLWDLLSTAGAEHGIIPAGRGAFNGLRLEKGYRAWGTDMWSSHDPDEAGLGFAVKPDKGEFIGRDALLRRRERPVRKRLRCLRIDDGTVLMGSEPVFAAGSAPGGGSAGFTTSTGYGHSIGASLAYAWLPAELSAEGTSLEVAYFDRRHPATVVADPVLDPEMKRMRC, encoded by the coding sequence ATGGACTCGGCTACAGACTCCTGGGTCTCCAGCACCCACACCCTCGTCATCGGTGCAGGCATCGTCGGATGCAGCACCGCCTACCACCTCGCCCAGCTCGGCATGACCGATGTGACGGTCGTCGAGCAAGGACCGCTGTTCGCCACTGGCGGTTCGAGCTCACACGCCCCCGGGCTGGTCTTCCAGACCTCGCCCGCACAGCTGCTGACCCAGCTGGCCGACTACACCGTGCGGCGCTACGCCGCCGAGACCCTGGACGGGCTGCCCTGCTTCCACCAGGTCGGCGGGATCGAGGTGGCCACCACCCCGCAGCGCTGGGACGAACTCAAGCGGCGGCACGGCCTGGCGACCGCATGGGGCGTCGCGGGCGAGCTGATCGGCCCGGCCGAGGTGCGCTCGGCCATCGGCCTGCTCGATGCGGACCGGATCTACGGCGGGCTGCACGTGCCGACCGACGGGGTCGCCAAACCGGTCCGGGCGGCCGAGGCCATGGCTCGCGAGGCCCGCCGTCTCGGCGTGCGGTTCCATGGCCACACCGAGGTCACCGGGTTCGACCTCGCGCAGGGCCGGGTCCGCGCGGTGCACACCTCGCGCGGCACCATCGCGGTACAGCGGGTGCTGTGCTGTGCCGGGATCTGGGGCCCGCGGATCGGGGCGCTGGCCGGGGTGTCGGTGCCGGTGCTGCCGCTGGCGCACCAGTACGCGGTGACCTCACCGGTGCCGGGTCTGCCCTCGGACAGCCCCGAGGTCGGCGAGCCGATCCTGCGCCACCAGGACAGCTCGATGTACTTCCGGCGGATCCACGACCGGTACGGCGTCGGCTCCTACCAGCACCGGGTCATCCCGGTGCGCCAGCAGGAGATCCTGCCGACGGCGGCCCATGGTGGCGGGGCCGAGGCGCCATCGGAGGGCGGCGGCTGGAAAGGGATGGCCTCGGTGCACGGGTTCACCCCGAGGGACTTCGCCAAGCCCTGGGCGGACGCCTGCGCGCTGCTGCCCCGGCTGCGCGGCGCCGAGGTCTCCGAGGGAATGAACGGGCTGTTCCTGTTCACCTCCGACGGCATGCCGGTGCTCGGGCCCTCGGCCGAGGTGGACAACTTCTGGCTGGGCGAGGCGGTGTGGATCACGCATGCGGGCGGGGTCGGGCTGGCACTGGCCGAGTGGATGACCGGCGAGGCGCCGAGCTTCGACCTGCGGGCCGCGGACGTACGCCGGTTCGAGAAGTTCGCGCACAGCCCGGCCTATGTCGAGGCACGGGCGGGGCAGAACTTCCGCGAGGTGTACGACATCATCCACCCGCAGCAGCCGTCCGAGCGGGCCCGGCCGCTGCGCACCAGCCCGTTCTACGGCAGGCAGCGCGAACTGGGCGCCTTCTTCCTCGAGGCGAACGGCTGGGAGCGGCCGCACTGGTACGAGTCGAACGCCGCCGAGGTGGCAGGCAGGGACATCGCCCGGCCGGGGCCGTGGGCGGGCCGCTACTTCTCCCCGATCATCGGCGCCGAGCACCGGGCGACCAGGGAGCGGGTGGGGCTGTACGACATGACCTCGCTCACCAGGGCCGAGGTCAGCGGCCGCGGCGCGCTGCCCATGCTGCAGCGCCTCACCACAAGCAATCTGGACCGCCCTCCCGGCTACGTGACCTACACGCTGATGCTGGACACCCACGGCGGGATCCGCGCGGACATCACGGTGGCCCGGCTGTCAAGAGACACCTTCCAGGTGGGGCTGAACGGCCAGCGGGACATCGCCTGGCTGCGCGGCCACGCCGACGAAACCACCTGGGTACGCGACATCACCGGCGGCACCTGCGGGATCGGGCTGTGGGGGCCGCGGGCCAGGGACGTGCTCGCCCCGCTGGCCAGCACGGACGTCTCGCACGAGAGCTTCCGGTTCTTCCGCGCCAAGCACTTCCATGTCGGTGAGGTCCCGGTGACCGCACTGCGACTGTCCTATGTGGGCGAACTCGGCTGGGAGCTGTACACCTCGGCCGAGTACGGCCTGCGGCTGTGGGACCTGCTCAGCACCGCAGGCGCCGAGCACGGGATCATCCCGGCAGGCCGGGGCGCGTTCAACGGGCTGCGCCTCGAGAAGGGCTACCGCGCCTGGGGAACGGACATGTGGAGCTCGCACGACCCGGACGAGGCGGGGCTCGGCTTCGCCGTCAAGCCGGACAAGGGCGAGTTCATCGGCCGCGACGCGCTGCTGCGTCGCAGGGAACGGCCGGTGCGCAAGCGGCTGCGCTGCCTGCGCATCGACGACGGCACGGTGTTGATGGGTTCGGAACCGGTCTTCGCGGCCGGTTCCGCGCCCGGGGGTGGCTCAGCCGGTTTCACCACCAGTACCGGCTACGGCCACAGCATCGGCGCGAGCCTGGCCTACGCCTGGCTGCCCGCCGAGCTCTCCGCGGAGGGCACCTCGCTGGAGGTGGCCTACTTCGACCGGCGACATCCGGCCACGGTCGTCGCCGACCCCGTCCTGGACCCCGAGATGAAACGAATGCGCTGCTAG
- a CDS encoding glycine cleavage T C-terminal barrel domain-containing protein, translated as MAVNPEPGVLQYPRIRKSPFFYASRRHGVGLYSVYNHTYHPRHYGDPVGEYWHLLEHVTLWDVGVERQVEITGPDAFEFTNMLVPRDLNKCKVGQCKYVFITAEDGGIINDPVLLRLGENHFWLSLADSDVLLWARGLAYSLGMNVQISEPDVGPVQVQGPKSREVMIDLFGESILDVPYYYAVERDLDGMEVVVSRTGFTAELGYEIYLRNASRDGVRLWDTIWQAGEPHNLRVIGPCHIRRIEAGMLSWGNDITYHTNPFEVGYGFETTWMVDLDQEADFIGKTALRRVQQEGVTRKLVGVEIDGPNVGSFNDGSMIDVFDVHDPNGLRIGEVTSACFSPRLEKNIGYAMVPIAYQEYGTRLVIHTQHGPHDAVVVEKPFLDPKKSTPKRLERAVSA; from the coding sequence ATGGCCGTGAACCCGGAACCCGGAGTGCTGCAGTACCCGAGAATCCGCAAGTCCCCCTTCTTCTACGCCTCCCGCAGGCACGGGGTCGGGCTGTACAGCGTGTACAACCACACCTATCACCCCCGGCACTACGGCGACCCGGTCGGCGAGTACTGGCACCTGCTGGAGCACGTCACCCTGTGGGACGTTGGCGTGGAGCGGCAGGTGGAGATCACCGGGCCGGACGCCTTCGAGTTCACCAACATGCTGGTGCCGCGTGACCTGAACAAGTGCAAGGTCGGCCAGTGCAAGTACGTGTTCATCACCGCCGAGGACGGCGGGATCATCAACGACCCGGTGCTGCTGCGGCTGGGCGAGAACCACTTCTGGCTCTCGCTTGCCGACAGCGACGTGCTGCTGTGGGCCAGAGGCCTTGCCTACAGCCTCGGCATGAACGTGCAGATCAGCGAGCCCGACGTGGGGCCGGTGCAGGTGCAGGGGCCGAAGTCGCGCGAGGTGATGATCGACCTGTTCGGCGAGTCCATTCTGGACGTTCCGTACTACTACGCGGTGGAGCGGGACCTTGACGGCATGGAGGTGGTCGTCTCCCGCACCGGGTTCACCGCCGAGCTGGGGTACGAGATCTACCTGCGCAACGCCAGCAGGGACGGGGTGCGGCTGTGGGACACCATCTGGCAGGCGGGTGAACCGCACAACCTGCGGGTGATCGGCCCCTGCCACATCCGCCGGATCGAGGCCGGGATGCTGTCCTGGGGCAACGACATCACCTACCACACCAACCCCTTCGAGGTAGGCTACGGCTTCGAGACCACCTGGATGGTGGACCTGGACCAGGAGGCCGACTTCATCGGCAAGACCGCGCTGCGGCGGGTGCAGCAGGAGGGTGTCACCCGCAAGCTGGTCGGCGTGGAGATCGACGGACCGAACGTTGGCAGCTTCAACGACGGTTCGATGATCGACGTGTTCGATGTGCACGATCCAAACGGGCTGCGCATCGGCGAGGTCACCTCCGCCTGCTTCTCCCCACGACTGGAGAAGAACATCGGCTACGCCATGGTGCCCATCGCCTACCAGGAGTACGGGACCAGGCTGGTGATCCACACCCAGCACGGCCCGCATGACGCCGTGGTGGTGGAGAAGCCCTTCCTGGACCCGAAGAAGTCGACGCCCAAACGCCTCGAACGTGCGGTGAGCGCGTAG
- a CDS encoding methylenetetrahydrofolate reductase, with amino-acid sequence MNTNDALRRSLTGARFEVLPLRGVTERVEHLPAGTTVTVTSSPAKGMAATLELAGQLRAAGYHAVPHLAARSILDAAHLADLLDRMTDSGLSEAFVIAGDSPTPAGEFADSLGLLRAMAELGRRPARIGVGGYPERHAFIPDAEVAAALTAKAGYADYLVSQICFDSLVTESWIRDLRARGIGLPVYIGVPGVVDGAKLMRISMKIGIGESLRFLRKQHGMVGKLLTRYTPEGTCRELAPVLADPEYGIAGWHFFTFNEIARTQRFRDELSVRLQEVPA; translated from the coding sequence ATGAACACCAACGACGCACTCCGGCGCAGCCTGACCGGTGCCCGCTTCGAGGTGCTGCCGCTGCGCGGTGTCACAGAGCGGGTCGAGCACCTTCCCGCGGGGACGACGGTGACCGTGACCTCCTCTCCCGCGAAGGGCATGGCGGCCACACTGGAGCTCGCCGGACAACTGCGGGCGGCGGGCTACCACGCCGTCCCGCACCTGGCGGCCAGGTCGATCCTGGACGCGGCCCACCTTGCGGACCTGCTCGACCGGATGACCGACAGCGGGCTGTCCGAGGCCTTCGTGATCGCCGGGGACTCCCCCACCCCGGCCGGGGAGTTCGCCGACTCGCTCGGGCTGCTGCGGGCCATGGCCGAGCTGGGCCGCCGCCCCGCGCGCATCGGTGTCGGCGGCTACCCGGAGCGGCACGCGTTCATCCCGGACGCTGAGGTCGCCGCCGCCCTGACCGCCAAGGCGGGCTACGCCGACTACCTGGTATCGCAGATCTGCTTCGACTCGCTGGTCACCGAGTCCTGGATCCGCGACCTGCGGGCCCGTGGGATCGGCCTGCCGGTCTACATCGGAGTACCTGGCGTGGTCGACGGCGCCAAACTGATGCGGATCTCGATGAAGATCGGGATCGGGGAATCGCTGCGGTTCCTGCGCAAGCAACACGGCATGGTCGGCAAGCTGCTCACCCGCTACACCCCGGAGGGAACCTGCCGGGAGCTGGCCCCCGTGCTGGCCGACCCGGAGTACGGGATCGCGGGCTGGCATTTCTTCACCTTCAACGAGATCGCGCGGACCCAGCGATTTCGGGACGAGCTTTCCGTTCGACTCCAGGAGGTTCCGGCGTAA
- a CDS encoding formate--tetrahydrofolate ligase: MTMPSDLDISRSTTLKPLEEIAGELGIGAHLLEPYGRQVAKIPLEVLAELPERPRAKYVVVTAITPTPLGEGKTTTTVGLGMALRHLGQRSAIAIRQPSMGPTFGIKGGAAGGGYSQVVPMESLNLHLTGDMHAVTAAHNLLAAVVDNHLHKGNKLGLDPHRVTWRRVLDVNDRDLRNVITGLGTRADGQPRQSGFDITAASEVMAVLALSTSLHDMRARLGRIVVGYTRSGSPVTAEELGVAGAMTVIMREAIKPNLMQTTENTPVLVHAGPFGNIAHGNSSIVADQIATRAADVVVTEAGFGADMGAERFFNIKCRNSGLVPDAAVLVATVRALKAHSGRYKVVAGKPLPERLLAENPEDVLAGAANLRKQIENIRLHGVSPVVAINAFPTDHPSEHQAIREFAEAEGAKVAVSNHFGEGGKGALDLAEAVLEAAEEPSRFRPLYPDEMDLRTKIETVATRVYGAAGVSFQPAAARAIADYEACGFGRLPVCIAKTHLSLSSDPALVGAPTGWTLPVREVRASAGAGFVYPICGDMRTMPGLGSSPAAEHIDIDAHGQVVGLS; the protein is encoded by the coding sequence ATGACCATGCCATCGGATCTGGACATCTCCCGGTCCACCACGCTGAAGCCGCTCGAGGAGATCGCGGGCGAGCTCGGGATCGGCGCGCACCTGCTCGAGCCCTACGGCAGGCAGGTGGCGAAGATCCCGCTGGAGGTGCTTGCCGAGCTGCCCGAGCGGCCACGGGCGAAGTACGTCGTGGTCACCGCGATCACGCCGACCCCGCTCGGTGAGGGCAAGACCACCACCACGGTCGGCCTCGGCATGGCGCTGCGACACCTCGGTCAGCGCTCGGCCATCGCGATCCGGCAGCCCTCCATGGGCCCCACCTTCGGGATCAAGGGCGGGGCGGCGGGCGGCGGGTACAGCCAGGTCGTGCCCATGGAGTCGCTCAACCTGCACCTCACCGGGGACATGCATGCGGTGACCGCGGCGCACAACCTGCTCGCCGCGGTGGTGGACAACCATCTGCACAAGGGCAACAAGCTGGGCCTCGACCCGCATCGGGTGACCTGGCGCCGGGTGCTGGACGTGAACGACAGGGACCTGCGCAACGTGATCACCGGCCTCGGCACCAGGGCGGACGGGCAGCCCCGCCAGTCCGGCTTCGACATCACCGCGGCCAGCGAGGTGATGGCAGTGCTGGCGCTGTCCACCTCGCTGCACGATATGCGGGCCAGGCTGGGCCGGATCGTGGTCGGCTACACCCGCTCGGGTTCGCCGGTGACCGCGGAGGAGCTCGGGGTGGCCGGCGCGATGACGGTGATCATGCGGGAGGCCATCAAGCCGAACCTGATGCAGACCACCGAGAACACACCGGTGCTGGTGCACGCGGGGCCGTTCGGCAACATCGCGCACGGCAACTCGTCCATTGTGGCCGATCAGATCGCCACAAGGGCCGCGGATGTCGTGGTGACCGAGGCCGGGTTCGGTGCGGACATGGGCGCCGAACGGTTCTTCAACATCAAGTGCCGCAACTCCGGGCTCGTCCCGGACGCCGCGGTGCTGGTGGCCACCGTGCGCGCGCTCAAGGCGCATTCGGGCCGGTACAAGGTGGTCGCCGGAAAACCCCTGCCCGAGCGGCTGCTCGCGGAGAACCCCGAGGACGTACTCGCCGGCGCGGCCAACCTGCGCAAGCAGATCGAGAACATCCGGCTGCACGGGGTTTCCCCGGTGGTGGCGATCAACGCCTTCCCCACCGACCACCCCAGCGAGCACCAGGCGATCCGCGAGTTCGCCGAGGCCGAAGGGGCGAAGGTGGCGGTCAGCAACCACTTCGGCGAGGGCGGCAAGGGCGCGCTGGACCTTGCCGAGGCGGTGCTGGAGGCGGCGGAGGAGCCCAGCCGGTTCCGGCCGCTGTACCCGGACGAGATGGACCTCCGCACCAAGATCGAGACGGTGGCCACCCGGGTGTACGGCGCGGCCGGCGTGTCCTTCCAGCCCGCGGCGGCCAGGGCGATTGCCGACTACGAGGCCTGTGGTTTCGGGCGGCTGCCGGTGTGCATCGCCAAAACGCACCTCTCGCTGAGCTCCGATCCCGCGCTGGTCGGTGCGCCGACCGGCTGGACGCTGCCGGTACGCGAGGTCAGGGCCTCTGCCGGAGCCGGGTTCGTGTACCCGATCTGCGGGGACATGCGGACCATGCCCGGCCTGGGTTCCTCGCCCGCGGCCGAACACATCGACATCGACGCGCACGGTCAGGTGGTGGGGTTGAGTTGA
- a CDS encoding cyclodeaminase/cyclohydrolase family protein — translation MSTLDRPLRDYLAEVAAPNPSSTGGSVCALTVAAAAGLVAMSAGVSRTLEDSADLARLANALHERSAMLIEADTTAYRAVGAAQRLDPDCPGRSKVIRDALVAAAQPPLRVAHLAAEVASLAALLVAQGNPVVRADAVTAANLAASAARSAAVLVRTNLRAAGIDDEAAAEAEAAATSADRSAHLVQSCPIG, via the coding sequence TTGAGTACCCTCGATCGTCCCCTGCGGGACTATCTCGCCGAGGTGGCAGCACCGAACCCGTCCAGCACCGGTGGCAGCGTCTGCGCGCTGACCGTGGCCGCCGCGGCCGGGCTGGTCGCCATGTCCGCCGGGGTGTCCCGGACCCTGGAGGACTCCGCCGACCTCGCCAGGCTGGCGAACGCGCTGCACGAGCGTTCTGCCATGCTGATCGAGGCGGATACCACGGCCTACCGGGCGGTGGGCGCGGCACAACGGCTGGATCCGGACTGCCCTGGGCGCAGCAAGGTGATCAGGGACGCACTGGTGGCGGCAGCCCAGCCGCCCCTGCGCGTGGCGCACCTCGCCGCCGAGGTGGCCTCCCTGGCCGCACTGCTCGTGGCACAGGGCAACCCGGTGGTCCGGGCGGATGCGGTCACCGCGGCCAACCTCGCCGCCTCCGCCGCGCGCAGCGCCGCGGTACTGGTCCGCACCAACCTGCGCGCCGCGGGGATAGACGACGAGGCGGCCGCGGAAGCCGAGGCGGCCGCTACCTCCGCGGACCGTTCCGCGCATCTGGTGCAGTCCTGCCCCATCGGATGA
- a CDS encoding bile acid:sodium symporter family protein, producing MESSFATTVLLPIALAVIMFGLGLSLTLKDFARVLTYPRAVLVALGCQTILLPAACFGMVHLLGLAPELAVGMMLLAASPGGTTANLFSHLAHGDVALNITLTAVNSVLAVVTLPVVVNLSLDYFLGDGAAIGLQFDKTLQVFAIVLIPVALGLLARSRAPGLATRAERPVKLLSVLFLVATIAAAVFQERANIAGYLADVGVAAVLFSVLSIAVGYLAPRLLRVDVRQSIAAAMEIGIHNSVLAITVALSPVLLNNPRIAIPAAVYGVVMFGTAGAFGYLISRRVRAPAPRPGPG from the coding sequence GTGGAGTCCTCGTTCGCCACGACCGTGCTGCTGCCGATCGCGCTGGCCGTGATCATGTTCGGGCTCGGCCTCTCGCTCACCCTCAAGGACTTCGCCAGGGTGCTGACGTATCCGCGAGCGGTGCTGGTGGCGCTGGGCTGCCAGACCATCCTGCTGCCCGCCGCCTGCTTCGGCATGGTGCATCTGCTTGGGCTGGCCCCGGAGCTGGCGGTCGGGATGATGCTGCTCGCGGCCTCGCCTGGCGGGACGACGGCCAACCTGTTCAGCCATCTCGCGCACGGGGACGTCGCGCTGAACATCACCCTGACCGCGGTCAACTCGGTACTCGCGGTGGTCACCCTTCCGGTGGTGGTGAACCTGTCCCTGGACTACTTCCTCGGCGACGGCGCCGCCATCGGGCTGCAGTTCGACAAGACGCTCCAGGTGTTCGCGATCGTGCTGATCCCGGTCGCGCTCGGCCTCCTCGCCCGCAGCAGGGCGCCGGGCCTGGCGACCAGGGCGGAGCGGCCGGTCAAGCTGCTGTCGGTACTGTTCCTGGTCGCCACCATCGCGGCCGCGGTGTTCCAGGAGCGCGCCAACATTGCCGGGTACCTTGCCGATGTCGGGGTGGCCGCGGTGCTGTTCAGCGTGCTCTCCATCGCGGTGGGGTATCTCGCGCCCCGCCTGCTGCGGGTCGATGTGCGCCAGTCCATCGCGGCGGCGATGGAGATCGGTATCCACAACAGCGTGCTGGCCATCACCGTGGCGCTCAGCCCGGTGTTGCTGAACAACCCGCGGATCGCGATCCCGGCCGCGGTCTACGGGGTGGTCATGTTCGGCACCGCGGGCGCCTTCGGCTACCTGATCAGCAGACGGGTCCGGGCGCCGGCACCGCGGCCGGGACCCGGTTAG
- a CDS encoding inositol monophosphatase family protein, translating to MTGHAEFLGQVLTESAATARDYFGRVEPGRKGPNGADVVTEADLAIGAAIVRAIGSAFPTDGVVEEETGVLGGTSDTVWVVDPIDGTANFAAGSPLYGVMVGVLRDGAPVAGGVALPAFGELYLAERGAGAHRDGVPLTRAHRGELSESLVAYGIDLDEPARTRRDLATIAAIAEHCQGLRMSNSVFDLIMVATGAYGAFLHRHSQIWDCVAPQVVLTEAGVRCSDFAGAPLDYRDPQARAGQDFAMLAAAPRLHGRLLGLVR from the coding sequence ATGACCGGACACGCCGAGTTCCTCGGGCAGGTCCTGACCGAGAGCGCGGCGACCGCGCGGGACTACTTCGGCCGGGTCGAGCCCGGCCGTAAAGGCCCGAACGGGGCGGACGTCGTCACCGAGGCCGACCTCGCGATCGGGGCTGCGATCGTGCGCGCCATCGGTTCGGCCTTCCCCACGGACGGCGTGGTCGAGGAGGAGACGGGGGTGCTTGGCGGGACCTCGGACACAGTGTGGGTGGTCGACCCGATCGACGGGACGGCGAACTTCGCGGCGGGCAGCCCGCTGTACGGGGTGATGGTCGGCGTGCTGCGCGATGGCGCACCAGTGGCGGGCGGGGTCGCGCTGCCCGCGTTCGGCGAGCTCTACCTCGCCGAGCGGGGCGCGGGGGCGCATCGCGACGGCGTGCCCCTGACCCGGGCGCACCGCGGGGAGCTGTCCGAGTCGCTGGTCGCCTACGGCATCGACCTGGACGAGCCGGCGCGCACCCGCCGGGATCTCGCGACGATCGCCGCGATCGCCGAACACTGCCAGGGGCTACGGATGAGCAACAGCGTCTTTGACCTGATCATGGTGGCCACCGGAGCATATGGCGCCTTCCTGCACCGGCACAGCCAGATCTGGGATTGTGTGGCGCCGCAGGTCGTGCTGACGGAGGCGGGAGTGCGGTGTTCGGACTTCGCGGGCGCCCCGCTGGACTATCGCGATCCGCAGGCACGCGCTGGCCAGGACTTCGCCATGCTGGCGGCGGCGCCGCGGCTGCACGGGCGCCTGCTGGGACTGGTGCGGTGA
- a CDS encoding poly-gamma-glutamate hydrolase family protein — protein sequence MQTNRRTLLGMITGVPLLFGGLPTARAQQAGSADRYGSNTELYADPNLTEGVDYARRYRRHAILDDSEPDTGPVPKTVVIAAHGGGIEGGTSELCLAIAGYHPASLERQPAAGPVHDYWMFEGVRDDDNGELHVTSTNCDDPVALSWCGGALNAISLHGCTPAAIDEPPEHAAVLVGGAVDRPNPLKQSLLERLDAAGFDTRDAAGYPELGGRSPRNIVNRTLLGMGGQLELTTPLRRSMFGTYSNSRRKHTTTASFWRFAGAVRQAIAAVQATQPS from the coding sequence GTGCAGACCAACCGCAGGACCCTGCTCGGGATGATCACCGGTGTGCCGCTGCTGTTCGGCGGGCTGCCGACGGCCCGGGCCCAGCAGGCAGGCAGCGCGGACCGGTACGGCTCGAACACCGAGCTCTACGCGGACCCCAACCTGACCGAGGGCGTCGACTACGCCCGGCGCTACCGCAGGCACGCGATCCTGGACGACAGCGAGCCGGACACCGGTCCGGTGCCGAAAACCGTGGTCATCGCCGCGCACGGCGGCGGGATCGAGGGTGGCACCTCGGAGCTGTGCCTGGCGATCGCCGGTTACCACCCGGCCAGCCTCGAGCGGCAGCCTGCCGCTGGCCCGGTGCACGACTACTGGATGTTCGAGGGCGTGCGCGACGACGACAACGGCGAGCTGCACGTCACCAGCACGAACTGCGACGACCCGGTTGCCCTTTCCTGGTGTGGTGGGGCGCTGAACGCGATCAGCCTGCACGGCTGTACCCCGGCCGCCATCGACGAACCGCCGGAGCACGCTGCGGTGCTGGTGGGCGGGGCCGTGGACCGGCCGAACCCGCTGAAGCAGTCGCTGCTGGAACGGCTGGACGCCGCCGGTTTCGACACCAGGGACGCGGCCGGCTACCCGGAGCTCGGCGGCCGGTCGCCGCGGAACATCGTGAACCGCACCCTGCTCGGGATGGGCGGGCAGCTCGAGCTCACCACCCCGTTGCGCAGGTCGATGTTCGGCACCTACAGCAATTCCCGGCGCAAGCACACCACCACCGCGTCATTCTGGCGGTTCGCCGGGGCGGTGCGGCAGGCGATCGCGGCGGTGCAGGCAACCCAGCCCAGCTGA